The following proteins are encoded in a genomic region of Thermococcus henrietii:
- the flaJ gene encoding archaellar assembly protein FlaJ, with translation MADEKISIFTKADLNMEAYLRKVLLPYLGISAVLFIVVGLISRLFPVPTGIKVLLFMIPLILLIYAAVYPYIVADSKKISINSKMPYFITYFAVLSTSEMGRSDLIRILAQDPKLGAIAGELKKVHTIVNKLHLSMPEAFRFLARRTPSQMFADFLDRLAYSLDSGVDLKEYLFQEQQTVMDDYQTFYEGALYDLDIFKEIYESIIISVVFIASFVIIGPIITGMDIGRMGLYAVAMTLAAELGILLVVKFRMPEDPIWADSRGIKDPRRERIKRAAIYSLIAMVITALVYVLIIKPRFALPSPFALALILTPLYYLGRVVDKEEKSIFRKDENFPAFIRSLSSSLAASGASLVLVLKYLSAHDFGSLTDDIKALYRRLAIRVDRDRAWDFFIAGTGSWLIGIFSEIFRESLRMGAEPDYVGLIISRNFERLVRLRRKRQQSIASFIGIIYGLTGAFAFSLAASFQVAVSISKMFSGMNLNVANNYIGNLIHVIPPSGMAFLTYIMLVLMVLHSLLASMVIKLADGGHILGSSRYFVILAWIFAVGMYLGQSLMAKMMNVGAGGASGQMVAYLLSLAGVIP, from the coding sequence ATGGCCGACGAGAAAATCAGCATCTTCACAAAGGCCGACCTAAACATGGAGGCGTACCTCAGGAAGGTCCTGCTGCCCTACCTGGGTATTTCCGCGGTTCTGTTCATCGTCGTTGGGCTAATCTCAAGGCTTTTTCCAGTCCCAACTGGCATTAAAGTTCTCCTCTTCATGATTCCTCTTATCCTCCTCATCTACGCGGCCGTTTACCCCTACATCGTGGCAGATTCCAAAAAGATTTCAATCAACTCGAAGATGCCCTACTTCATCACGTACTTCGCGGTGCTCTCAACGAGTGAGATGGGCCGTTCCGACCTCATAAGAATCCTCGCCCAGGACCCGAAGCTCGGTGCAATAGCCGGCGAGCTCAAGAAGGTTCACACAATCGTCAACAAGCTCCACCTTTCGATGCCGGAAGCGTTCCGCTTCCTCGCTAGGAGAACTCCGAGCCAGATGTTCGCCGACTTCCTTGACAGGCTGGCTTACTCCCTCGACAGCGGTGTCGACCTGAAGGAGTACCTCTTCCAGGAGCAGCAGACGGTCATGGACGACTATCAAACCTTCTATGAAGGCGCCCTCTACGACCTCGACATCTTCAAGGAGATTTACGAGTCAATCATCATCTCGGTCGTCTTCATAGCCTCGTTCGTTATCATCGGTCCAATAATCACCGGTATGGACATCGGCAGGATGGGCCTCTACGCCGTTGCCATGACCCTCGCGGCCGAGCTGGGAATCCTGCTCGTCGTCAAGTTCAGAATGCCCGAGGACCCGATATGGGCGGACAGCAGGGGGATAAAGGACCCGCGCAGGGAGCGTATAAAGCGCGCCGCGATTTACTCTCTCATTGCAATGGTCATTACGGCGCTGGTGTACGTGCTCATCATAAAGCCCCGCTTTGCCCTGCCTTCTCCCTTCGCCCTCGCGCTAATCCTGACCCCCCTCTATTACCTCGGGCGGGTTGTGGATAAGGAGGAGAAGTCCATATTCAGGAAGGACGAGAACTTTCCGGCCTTCATTAGGAGTCTGAGCTCGTCCCTTGCCGCGAGCGGTGCCTCACTCGTGCTCGTCCTGAAGTACCTCAGCGCCCACGACTTCGGTTCGCTCACGGACGACATTAAGGCACTGTACAGAAGGCTCGCCATCCGTGTTGACAGGGACAGGGCCTGGGACTTCTTCATAGCCGGAACGGGGAGCTGGTTAATCGGTATATTCTCAGAGATATTCCGCGAGAGCCTCAGGATGGGTGCGGAGCCGGATTACGTTGGCCTTATCATCAGCAGGAACTTTGAGAGGCTCGTCCGCCTCAGGAGGAAGAGACAGCAGAGCATAGCGAGCTTCATAGGCATAATCTACGGTCTAACCGGTGCCTTCGCGTTCTCCCTCGCTGCATCGTTCCAGGTTGCGGTCTCGATAAGCAAGATGTTCTCCGGGATGAACTTAAACGTCGCCAACAACTACATCGGCAACCTCATTCACGTGATTCCTCCCTCGGGGATGGCGTTCCTAACGTACATAATGCTCGTCCTGATGGTCCTTCACTCCCTGCTCGCCAGCATGGTTATCAAGCTCGCCGATGGCGGGCACATCCTCGGCTCCTCAAGGTACTTCGTCATACTGGCATGGATATTCGCGGTTGGAATGTACCTCGGCCAGAGCCTCATGGCCAAGATGATGAACGTGGGCGCGGGTGGGGCGAGCGGTCAGATGGTGGCATACCTTCTAAGCCTCGCGGGGGTGATTCCATGA
- a CDS encoding type II/IV secretion system ATPase subunit: MAQVVSDTLEEAMARNPHLRKYIDQFRKKYGKMPEFYAQLSRDMKDIMYPNIIYPVGDPIFIHIYADPATAEKRYIVIEPRIESREEEEKYNMIRDKILEIAPTRDIPEEQEEFERFLDALFDEAVLGLVKSGGRKGLGKGKGFVITKEEMEKFRYLIKRDIIGIGPLEPLARDPYIEDIHIIGANNISLVHKIFEMMQTNISFGDDVKLADYFKNIAERIGRPVSDRNPIVDGALPDGSRINIIYSPDISIKGPSATIRKFSATPISITQLIAWGTLSAEVAAYLWIALEYGMSVFVCGETASGKTTLLNSIIPFIKPGSKIFTAEDTPEVQVPHPVWQRLITRERGPEESRVTLFDLLKAALRSRPNYIIVGEIRGAEGAIAFQAMQTGHPVMSTFHAGDIKKMIQRFTGHPINVPITFIDNLNIAVFQQAVYVRGKFLRRTVSVVEIEGYYEELGGVATRNVFEWDPVADKHIFRGFNNSYILERKIAEIAGYEDPKDIYNELFLRARILQRMVELGITNYWDVYKEIKAFYLRGLEGLSFRV, encoded by the coding sequence ATGGCGCAGGTGGTCAGCGACACCCTTGAGGAGGCAATGGCGAGGAACCCCCACCTTCGCAAGTACATTGACCAGTTTAGAAAGAAGTACGGCAAGATGCCGGAGTTCTACGCCCAGCTCAGCAGGGACATGAAGGACATAATGTACCCCAACATCATCTACCCGGTGGGAGACCCGATATTCATCCACATCTACGCCGACCCGGCTACCGCCGAAAAGCGCTACATAGTCATCGAGCCAAGGATAGAGAGCAGGGAGGAGGAAGAGAAGTACAACATGATTCGCGACAAAATCCTTGAGATAGCTCCGACCCGGGACATCCCTGAGGAGCAGGAGGAGTTCGAGAGATTCCTCGATGCACTCTTCGATGAAGCAGTCCTCGGCCTTGTAAAGTCTGGGGGTAGGAAGGGGCTCGGAAAGGGAAAGGGCTTCGTCATCACCAAGGAGGAGATGGAGAAGTTCCGCTACCTCATCAAGAGAGACATCATAGGTATAGGTCCCCTTGAGCCCCTCGCGAGGGACCCGTACATAGAGGATATCCACATCATCGGCGCCAACAACATCTCCCTCGTCCACAAGATATTCGAGATGATGCAGACCAACATAAGCTTCGGCGACGACGTGAAGCTCGCGGACTACTTCAAGAACATAGCCGAGCGCATTGGAAGGCCCGTCAGCGACAGGAACCCGATAGTTGACGGTGCCCTGCCAGACGGTTCGCGTATAAACATAATCTACTCGCCGGACATCTCCATCAAGGGTCCGAGCGCGACAATCCGTAAGTTCTCGGCGACGCCGATAAGCATCACCCAGCTGATAGCGTGGGGAACGCTGAGTGCCGAGGTCGCCGCCTACCTCTGGATAGCCCTCGAGTACGGTATGAGCGTCTTCGTCTGTGGTGAGACGGCTTCCGGTAAGACCACCCTCCTCAACTCGATTATTCCCTTCATCAAGCCCGGTTCGAAGATATTCACCGCTGAGGATACGCCGGAGGTTCAGGTTCCCCACCCCGTCTGGCAGAGGCTCATCACGCGTGAGCGCGGTCCCGAGGAGAGCCGTGTTACCCTGTTCGACCTCCTCAAGGCGGCCCTGCGTTCGAGGCCGAACTACATCATCGTCGGTGAGATTCGTGGTGCCGAGGGTGCCATCGCGTTCCAGGCAATGCAGACCGGTCACCCTGTCATGAGCACCTTCCACGCGGGCGACATCAAGAAGATGATACAGCGTTTCACCGGCCATCCGATAAACGTCCCGATAACCTTCATTGACAACCTCAACATAGCGGTCTTCCAGCAGGCGGTCTACGTCAGGGGTAAGTTCCTGAGGAGAACGGTGAGTGTCGTCGAGATTGAGGGCTACTACGAGGAGCTCGGAGGAGTTGCGACGAGGAACGTCTTCGAGTGGGACCCCGTTGCGGACAAGCACATCTTCAGGGGTTTCAACAACTCCTACATCCTTGAGAGGAAGATAGCCGAGATTGCCGGCTACGAAGACCCCAAGGACATCTACAATGAGCTCTTCCTGCGCGCGAGAATTCTCCAGAGGATGGTCGAGCTCGGCATAACCAACTACTGGGACGTCTACAAGGAAATCAAGGCCTTCTACCTCAGGGGTCTCGAGGGCCTCAGCTTCAGGGTCTGA